The following coding sequences lie in one Mycobacterium gordonae genomic window:
- a CDS encoding MMPL/RND family transporter, which yields MSDLNHRSAADDTTPIAVQPPATEERRHRPLIPHTIRIFAVPIIIAWVVLTVLVNVIVPTLEKVSEQHSAPMTPEDAPSMVAMMRLGHNFKEFDSNSTVMIVLESKQPLGDDAHRYYDNVIRQLRQDHEHIQHIQDFWGDRLTAAGAQSADAKGAYVMLNLAGNQGTTLANDSVEAVRKVLEHNPPPPGVKSYVTGPAALSDDMHIIGNASLATITLFTLGAIALMLLLVYRSIVTTLVQLFMTFVALASSRGIVAVLGYHNVFGLTTFAANILTMLAIAAGTDYGIFLIGRYQEALRAGEDREGAYYTTFRGVAPVVLGSGLTIAGATYCLSFTRLPWFNTMGAPVAIGMLVVVLAGVTLGPAVVFAGSRFHLFESRSTARQGRLWRRVGTAVVRWPAPVLAVSAAIVLIGMVALPSYVTSYNDRYYLPASAPSNLGQQAADRHFSQARMDPDMLMVEADHDMRNPADMLVLDRVAKNVMRTVGIAMVQDITRPLGIPIQHSSIPFQNSMQSQTTMQNMAFLQDRMKDITKMADEMQFMIETMERMYKVTTELSNAADDSARTTAETAEITNRLRDHIADFDDFWRPIRSYFYWEKHCFDIPICWSLRSLFESLDGFDQLAGQFDLLTKDIQRTADATRSMLVLIPPMITTMKTTKSLTLTMQATFSAMLDQMKALSDTAVVMGQSFDAAKNDDFFYLPPEAFDNPDFQTGLRMFLSPDGKSARFFITHQGDPMTPEGISRVDAERTAAQEGLKQSSLSDAKVYLGGTAATFKDMHDGAKYDLMIAVVSALTLIFMIMLLLTRSVVAALVIVGTAASSIAASFGLSVLIWQDLFGIKIHWIVMALSVIILLAVGSDYNLLLVSRFKEEIHAGLKTGIIRSMAGTGGVVTAAGLVFAFTMASMLGSDLRVLGQFGSTVCIGLLLDTLIVRTLLMPSIATLLGRWFWWPQVVHPRGSDNVFVPAKAVPR from the coding sequence ATGAGCGACCTCAACCACAGATCTGCCGCCGACGACACCACGCCGATCGCCGTCCAACCCCCCGCCACCGAAGAGCGCCGCCACCGGCCCCTCATCCCTCACACCATCCGCATCTTCGCGGTGCCGATCATCATCGCGTGGGTGGTGCTGACCGTCCTGGTCAACGTCATCGTTCCGACGCTGGAAAAGGTCAGCGAACAACATTCGGCGCCGATGACGCCGGAGGACGCACCGTCCATGGTGGCGATGATGCGACTGGGCCACAATTTCAAGGAATTCGATTCCAACAGCACGGTGATGATCGTGCTGGAGAGCAAGCAGCCCCTCGGCGATGACGCACACCGCTACTACGACAACGTGATCCGCCAGCTGCGCCAGGATCACGAGCACATTCAGCACATCCAGGACTTCTGGGGTGACCGGCTGACCGCGGCGGGAGCCCAGAGCGCCGACGCCAAGGGCGCCTACGTGATGCTGAACCTCGCCGGCAACCAGGGCACCACGCTGGCCAACGATTCCGTGGAAGCCGTCCGAAAGGTGTTGGAGCACAACCCGCCACCACCCGGGGTGAAGTCCTACGTGACCGGGCCCGCGGCGCTGTCCGACGACATGCACATCATCGGCAACGCCAGTCTGGCCACCATTACGCTGTTCACCCTCGGTGCGATCGCGCTCATGCTGTTGCTGGTCTACCGATCGATCGTCACCACCCTGGTCCAGCTGTTCATGACCTTCGTCGCGCTGGCCTCGTCACGCGGAATCGTGGCAGTCCTGGGCTACCACAACGTCTTCGGCCTCACCACGTTCGCCGCCAACATCCTGACCATGCTGGCGATCGCCGCGGGCACCGACTACGGCATCTTCCTGATCGGACGCTATCAGGAGGCGCTGCGCGCGGGTGAGGATCGAGAAGGCGCTTACTACACCACCTTTCGCGGGGTGGCTCCGGTCGTCCTGGGCTCGGGCCTGACCATTGCCGGCGCCACGTACTGCCTGAGCTTCACCCGGCTGCCCTGGTTCAACACCATGGGCGCGCCGGTGGCGATCGGCATGTTGGTGGTGGTGCTGGCCGGCGTCACACTGGGGCCAGCGGTGGTGTTCGCGGGCAGTAGGTTCCATCTTTTCGAATCCAGGAGCACGGCCCGGCAGGGGCGGCTGTGGCGGCGTGTCGGCACCGCGGTGGTGCGTTGGCCCGCACCAGTTTTGGCAGTCAGCGCCGCGATCGTCCTGATCGGGATGGTGGCCCTGCCGAGCTACGTGACGAGCTACAACGACCGGTACTATCTCCCGGCCTCCGCCCCGTCCAACCTCGGCCAGCAGGCCGCGGACCGGCACTTCTCACAAGCGCGGATGGACCCGGACATGCTGATGGTCGAGGCCGACCACGACATGCGCAACCCCGCCGACATGCTGGTGCTGGACCGGGTGGCCAAGAACGTGATGCGCACCGTCGGCATCGCCATGGTGCAGGACATCACCCGGCCGCTGGGCATCCCGATTCAGCACAGCTCCATACCTTTTCAGAACAGCATGCAGAGCCAGACGACGATGCAGAACATGGCGTTCCTGCAGGACCGCATGAAGGACATCACCAAGATGGCCGACGAGATGCAGTTCATGATCGAAACCATGGAACGCATGTACAAGGTGACGACGGAGCTGTCCAACGCCGCCGACGACAGCGCCAGAACCACCGCGGAGACCGCCGAGATCACCAACCGGCTGCGGGACCACATCGCCGACTTCGACGATTTCTGGCGTCCGATCCGCAGCTACTTCTACTGGGAGAAGCACTGCTTCGACATTCCCATCTGCTGGTCGTTGCGGTCGCTGTTCGAGTCGTTGGACGGATTCGACCAATTGGCAGGGCAATTCGACTTGCTGACCAAGGACATCCAACGCACGGCGGATGCCACCCGCTCGATGCTGGTGCTGATCCCGCCGATGATCACCACGATGAAGACGACGAAATCCCTCACGCTGACCATGCAGGCGACGTTCTCGGCGATGCTGGACCAGATGAAGGCGCTGAGCGACACCGCCGTCGTCATGGGCCAGAGTTTCGACGCCGCCAAGAACGACGACTTCTTCTACCTGCCGCCCGAGGCGTTCGACAACCCGGATTTCCAGACGGGCCTGCGCATGTTCCTGTCGCCGGACGGCAAGTCAGCGCGATTCTTCATCACTCACCAGGGCGATCCGATGACGCCGGAAGGCATTTCCCGCGTCGACGCCGAACGGACCGCCGCGCAGGAGGGACTCAAGCAATCCTCCCTGTCCGACGCGAAGGTGTACCTGGGGGGCACCGCGGCGACGTTCAAGGACATGCACGACGGCGCCAAGTACGACCTGATGATCGCCGTGGTGTCGGCGCTGACGCTGATCTTCATGATCATGCTGCTGTTGACCCGCAGCGTGGTGGCGGCGCTGGTGATCGTGGGCACCGCGGCCAGCTCCATCGCCGCCTCGTTCGGGTTGTCGGTGCTGATCTGGCAGGACCTGTTCGGCATCAAGATCCACTGGATCGTGATGGCCCTGTCGGTGATCATCCTGTTGGCCGTCGGCTCCGACTACAACCTGTTGCTGGTGTCCCGGTTCAAAGAGGAAATCCATGCCGGGCTCAAGACGGGCATCATCCGGTCGATGGCCGGCACCGGCGGGGTGGTGACCGCTGCGGGCCTGGTGTTCGCCTTCACCATGGCGTCGATGCTCGGCAGTGACCTGCGGGTGCTCGGCCAATTCGGCTCCACCGTCTGTATCGGCCTGCTGCTGGACACCTTGATCGTGCGCACGCTGCTGATGCCCTCGATCGCGACGTTGCTGGGCCGGTGGTTCTGGTGGCCGCAGGTGGTGCATCCCAGGGGCAGCGACAATGTGTTCGTCCCGGCCAAGGCGGTACCCCGCTGA
- a CDS encoding MMPL/RND family transporter: MRRLADFVVRWPWAVIGLWVAIAIALPLTLPSLNEMAQKHPLAILPDDAPSAVTARKMTEAFHESGSEDLLLVVLTNEKGLGPADEAAYRKLVAALRQDTRNVVMLQDFVSTPPLRSVLTSKDRKSWVLPVGLAGELGTPRSYAAFNQVTGVVKQSLAGSPLTANLTGPAATVADLTVAGEHDRLPIELAIAVLVLLVLLAVYRNPVTMLLPLLAIGISMVIAQAVVAGFSQASGLGVSNQSIVFLSAMIAGAGTDYAVFLISRYHDYLRRGSDLDTDYDEAVRRALMSIGKVIAASAATVGLTFLGISFARMGVFSSVGVSSAIGVGVAFLAAVTLLPAILVVAGPRGWVKPRRELTAGFWRRSGIRIVRRPKTHLVASLLVLAVLASCAGLVRYNYDDRKAVQASAPSSLGYAALDRHFPVNQSIPEYILVQSPHDLRTPRALADLEQMADRVSQLPDIAAVTGITRPTGVVPEEFRATYQAGAVGARLGEGSTVISDHNDDLNRLVKGADTLADNLGDVRGQVNQMVSGMQGLLDSFSSMRSQYGGDKLVKEVATAAKLVNRINALGNSMGLSFTAVKDMFAWVAPVLVALQGNPVCDLDTSCSATRAQFERVVAARNDGSLDEINDLARQLETFQDRQTLNATVDRLRNALNSFTKAMHAMGLDQPGGLQAGLNNLQRGADRAAGGSRQVADGVEQLVGQVKELGAGLAEAAAFLLSLRKDAADPSMAGFNIPAQLLRMDEFKKAARIFISPDGHSVRYVVQTKLNPFSAEAMDQVNAITATARGAQPNTALSDASISMAGYPVTLRDTRDYYQHDIRFIIAVTLFVVLLTLMALLRAVVAPLYLVGSVVISFLSAVGIGVLVFQFLLGQQLHWSVPPLAFVVLVAVGADYNMLLISRMRDESPGSMRYGIIRTLTSTGGVITAAGLIFAASVGGLLFSSIGTVVQGGFVIGVGILLDTFLVRTVTVPAVAALIGRASWWPSRLSWRRPLPGRAG; encoded by the coding sequence TTGCGACGGTTAGCCGATTTCGTGGTGCGGTGGCCCTGGGCGGTAATCGGGCTATGGGTCGCGATTGCGATCGCATTGCCGCTGACGCTGCCGTCGCTCAATGAGATGGCCCAGAAGCATCCGCTCGCGATCCTGCCCGACGACGCGCCCTCGGCCGTCACCGCCCGCAAGATGACCGAGGCTTTCCACGAGTCAGGCAGCGAAGACCTGCTGCTGGTCGTGCTGACCAACGAGAAGGGACTCGGGCCGGCCGACGAAGCCGCCTACCGCAAATTGGTGGCCGCACTGCGGCAGGACACCCGCAACGTCGTCATGTTGCAGGACTTCGTCAGCACACCGCCCCTGCGGTCGGTGCTGACCAGCAAGGACCGCAAATCCTGGGTGTTGCCGGTCGGCCTCGCCGGTGAGCTCGGCACTCCCCGCTCCTACGCTGCCTTCAACCAGGTCACCGGCGTGGTCAAGCAGAGCCTCGCCGGCAGCCCACTGACCGCGAACCTGACCGGACCGGCCGCCACCGTCGCCGATCTGACGGTGGCCGGCGAACACGACCGACTGCCGATCGAGCTCGCGATCGCCGTGCTGGTCCTGCTTGTGCTGCTCGCGGTCTACCGCAATCCGGTCACCATGCTGCTGCCGCTGCTGGCGATCGGGATCTCCATGGTGATCGCCCAGGCCGTGGTCGCCGGTTTCTCTCAGGCGAGCGGCCTGGGCGTGTCCAACCAGTCGATCGTGTTTCTGAGCGCGATGATCGCCGGGGCCGGAACCGACTACGCTGTCTTTCTGATCAGCCGGTATCACGACTATCTGCGGCGCGGCTCGGATCTCGACACAGATTACGACGAAGCCGTGCGACGGGCCCTCATGTCGATCGGCAAGGTGATAGCCGCATCCGCCGCCACGGTGGGACTGACGTTTCTGGGAATCAGTTTTGCCCGGATGGGGGTGTTCTCCTCGGTCGGGGTGTCCTCGGCGATCGGCGTCGGCGTGGCGTTCTTGGCGGCGGTCACCCTGCTGCCGGCCATCCTGGTGGTGGCCGGCCCGCGCGGTTGGGTCAAACCCAGACGCGAGCTGACCGCCGGGTTCTGGCGGCGTTCCGGGATACGCATCGTGCGCCGACCGAAGACCCACCTGGTAGCGAGCCTGCTGGTGCTGGCCGTCCTGGCAAGCTGCGCGGGGCTGGTGCGCTACAACTACGACGACCGCAAAGCGGTGCAGGCGTCCGCCCCGAGTTCGCTCGGCTATGCCGCCCTGGACCGGCATTTTCCGGTGAACCAGTCCATCCCCGAATACATCCTGGTCCAGTCCCCGCATGACCTGCGCACCCCCCGTGCCCTCGCGGACTTGGAGCAGATGGCCGACCGGGTCAGCCAACTGCCCGATATCGCCGCGGTCACTGGTATCACCCGGCCCACTGGGGTAGTGCCCGAAGAGTTCCGGGCCACCTATCAGGCGGGCGCCGTCGGCGCCCGGCTGGGTGAAGGGTCGACGGTGATCAGCGACCACAACGACGACCTGAACAGGCTGGTCAAAGGGGCCGACACGCTGGCCGACAATCTCGGCGACGTGCGGGGTCAGGTCAACCAGATGGTTTCGGGTATGCAGGGCCTGCTCGACTCCTTCTCGTCCATGCGGAGCCAGTACGGCGGCGACAAGCTGGTCAAGGAGGTCGCGACCGCTGCCAAGCTGGTCAATAGGATCAACGCGCTCGGCAACTCCATGGGGCTGAGCTTCACGGCGGTGAAGGACATGTTCGCGTGGGTGGCTCCGGTGCTGGTCGCACTGCAGGGCAACCCGGTCTGCGACCTGGACACCTCGTGCAGCGCCACCCGCGCGCAATTCGAACGGGTGGTCGCCGCTCGCAACGACGGAAGCCTCGACGAGATCAACGACCTGGCGCGTCAGCTGGAGACGTTCCAGGACCGGCAAACCCTCAACGCGACGGTGGACCGCCTGCGCAACGCGCTGAACAGCTTCACCAAGGCGATGCATGCTATGGGCCTGGACCAGCCGGGTGGCCTGCAGGCCGGCCTCAACAACCTCCAGCGCGGCGCCGACCGGGCCGCTGGGGGAAGCCGGCAAGTGGCCGACGGGGTGGAACAGCTCGTCGGCCAGGTCAAGGAGCTGGGTGCCGGTCTGGCCGAGGCGGCGGCGTTCCTGCTGTCGCTGCGAAAGGATGCGGCCGATCCGTCGATGGCGGGCTTCAATATTCCGGCTCAGCTGCTGCGTATGGACGAATTCAAGAAGGCGGCCAGGATTTTCATTTCGCCCGACGGCCACTCCGTGCGCTATGTGGTCCAGACCAAGCTCAACCCATTCAGCGCGGAAGCGATGGATCAGGTCAATGCCATCACCGCCACCGCACGCGGCGCCCAGCCGAACACCGCATTGTCGGATGCGTCAATTTCTATGGCGGGATATCCGGTTACTTTGCGCGACACCCGCGACTATTACCAGCACGATATTCGGTTCATCATCGCCGTCACGCTCTTCGTTGTGTTACTGACCCTGATGGCGCTACTGCGTGCGGTTGTCGCGCCGCTGTATTTGGTTGGATCCGTGGTCATTTCGTTCTTGTCCGCGGTGGGAATCGGCGTACTGGTCTTTCAATTCCTACTCGGCCAACAATTACATTGGAGTGTGCCACCGCTGGCCTTCGTGGTCTTGGTCGCGGTGGGAGCCGATTACAACATGCTGTTGATCTCACGAATGCGCGACGAGTCCCCGGGCAGCATGCGTTACGGCATTATCCGCACGCTCACCTCGACCGGCGGCGTGATCACCGCGGCGGGCCTGATCTTCGCGGCCTCGGTGGGCGGTCTGCTGTTCTCCAGCATCGGCACCGTGGTCCAGGGCGGTTTCGTGATCGGCGTCGGAATCCTGTTGGACACCTTCCTGGTACGAACGGTCACGGTGCCCGCGGTGGCCGCGTTGATCGGACGCGCGAGTTGGTGGCCGTCCCGGCTGAGTTGGCGGCGACCACTGCCCGGACGCGCCGGGTGA
- a CDS encoding NAD(P)H-dependent amine dehydrogenase family protein: MSTASPDRPLRVIQWTTGNIGRRSLHAIIGRPDLELVGGYAHGTDKVGVDAAELAGWPEPTGVRATSDIAALIALGADACCYNPLWPNIDELVRLLEAGVNVCTSAAWITGGKQTAQDRERIVAACERGNSTIFGSGAHPGMTNMVGMVLSASCERVDEIRITESVDCSTYESAGTQTAMGFSQDPDTPGLAESVRRESEVFAESAAMMADAIGARLDRMTFDVTFTAATGDTDLDFMTIPAGTVGGVYGYHRGWQGDRNVVSVGFNWTMGDHVVPPKPLEHGHVIQVFGLPNMRTVLHCLPPKDWTEPGFMGLGMIYTAMPVTNAIPAVVAARQGIVTLADLPPVTGRVAR, encoded by the coding sequence ATGAGCACAGCCAGCCCGGACCGTCCCCTGCGCGTCATCCAATGGACGACGGGAAACATCGGGCGCCGCTCCTTGCACGCCATCATCGGACGTCCGGACCTGGAACTAGTCGGCGGCTATGCCCACGGGACGGACAAGGTCGGTGTCGATGCCGCCGAGCTGGCGGGCTGGCCGGAGCCGACCGGGGTGCGGGCCACCAGCGACATCGCCGCGCTGATCGCGTTGGGTGCTGACGCGTGTTGCTATAACCCGTTGTGGCCCAACATCGATGAGCTGGTGCGGTTGCTGGAAGCAGGGGTCAACGTGTGCACCAGCGCGGCCTGGATCACCGGCGGCAAGCAGACGGCGCAGGACCGTGAGCGCATCGTCGCTGCCTGCGAACGCGGCAATTCGACCATCTTCGGCAGCGGCGCGCACCCGGGAATGACGAACATGGTCGGCATGGTGCTGTCCGCGTCCTGCGAGCGCGTCGACGAGATCCGGATCACCGAGTCGGTCGACTGCTCCACCTACGAGTCGGCGGGAACCCAGACGGCGATGGGCTTCTCGCAGGACCCCGACACGCCGGGACTGGCCGAGAGCGTGCGACGGGAAAGCGAAGTGTTCGCCGAGTCCGCCGCGATGATGGCCGATGCCATCGGTGCCCGACTGGACCGGATGACCTTCGACGTCACATTCACCGCCGCTACCGGAGACACCGATCTGGACTTCATGACGATCCCCGCCGGAACGGTCGGCGGCGTCTACGGATATCACCGCGGCTGGCAAGGTGACCGCAACGTCGTCAGCGTCGGATTCAACTGGACGATGGGCGATCACGTCGTCCCACCCAAGCCGCTCGAGCACGGGCACGTCATCCAGGTGTTCGGGTTGCCCAACATGCGCACGGTGCTGCACTGTCTGCCGCCGAAAGACTGGACCGAACCCGGCTTCATGGGCCTGGGCATGATCTACACGGCGATGCCGGTCACCAACGCCATCCCCGCGGTGGTAGCCGCCAGGCAGGGCATCGTGACGCTCGCGGACCTGCCGCCGGTTACCGGCCGGGTGGCGCGCTGA
- the bla gene encoding class A beta-lactamase, translating into MMGLPRRRMIVAAAALTAAVAAGNPRRPDPPILLDTEEPWPPIDARLAALEASSNASIGLFGLNPASGRELGYRADDMFATCSTFKAYVAAQILQQDQRGELRLTDTVYIDPAAAVPVASPVTKAHIGERMPLSELCAAAVRHSDNTATNLMLAMLGGPPSVTAFARSVGDDRTSMVRWETELNTAYPGDPRDTTSPRAMGTGFLTMLTGDVLDAPHRAQLEEWMRTIVTGDRRIRAGLPPGWSIADKTGSGDYASTNDIGVASGPHGERVLLAVMTRTRSNDPEAPTSDALIADVTKLAVPWLLVPV; encoded by the coding sequence ATCATGGGTCTTCCCCGCCGACGAATGATCGTGGCCGCTGCCGCCTTGACGGCGGCGGTGGCCGCCGGGAATCCGCGGCGGCCCGACCCCCCGATCCTGTTGGACACCGAGGAACCGTGGCCGCCGATCGACGCCCGCCTCGCCGCGCTCGAGGCGAGCTCCAACGCCTCGATCGGACTGTTCGGACTGAATCCGGCTTCCGGACGCGAGCTGGGTTATCGCGCTGACGACATGTTCGCCACCTGCTCGACGTTCAAGGCCTATGTGGCAGCCCAGATCTTGCAGCAAGATCAGCGCGGTGAACTGCGGCTCACCGACACCGTCTACATCGACCCCGCCGCTGCCGTCCCCGTCGCCTCACCGGTCACCAAAGCCCACATCGGCGAACGAATGCCGCTTTCGGAGCTGTGTGCGGCGGCGGTGCGGCACAGCGACAACACCGCAACCAACCTGATGCTCGCCATGTTGGGCGGCCCGCCGTCGGTGACCGCGTTCGCCCGTTCGGTCGGCGATGACCGGACGTCGATGGTGCGCTGGGAAACCGAGCTGAACACCGCCTATCCGGGCGACCCACGGGACACCACCAGCCCCCGGGCGATGGGCACCGGCTTCCTCACCATGCTCACCGGGGATGTTCTGGACGCACCGCACCGGGCCCAACTGGAGGAGTGGATGCGCACCATCGTCACGGGGGACCGCCGCATCCGCGCGGGCTTGCCGCCCGGATGGTCAATCGCGGACAAGACCGGTTCTGGTGACTACGCGAGCACCAATGACATCGGGGTCGCTTCCGGGCCGCACGGCGAGCGAGTTTTGTTGGCGGTGATGACGCGAACCCGCTCGAATGACCCCGAGGCGCCCACCTCGGACGCGCTGATCGCCGACGTGACGAAGCTCGCGGTGCCCTGGCTGCTGGTGCCGGTCTAG
- the pe gene encoding acyltransferase PE has protein sequence MKKLLAGVSAVGIVAATGCFGGAPAWADETPAEPAPGAGTAYALGGAHVLGIPYDEYIRREGAEWFPGLRRQIVDYPAGQVQGHVLGRLFPGIGRLDEMFPGLGADGPSVGESVEVGADNLDAAIRQGGPGTTIGLSEGALVLNALQARLANDPTAPPPDQLTFATFGDPVARHAFGQSFLTAMFPVGSVVPALDYPVPPPVESQYDTKMFISAYDSIADFPDRPDNWMSLANTLVGLMTGHTAVAFTNPSMVPPQNIRTTVNSRGATTTTYLIPERHLPLVLPFQYAGVPEQTLNELDSVLLPMVNAGYSRNDDPETAPVQVDPVNGYDPAAVTAPATQATFGGGADPLSQILSGAMSVLNRGAR, from the coding sequence ATGAAGAAGCTACTCGCGGGAGTGTCCGCGGTGGGGATTGTCGCGGCCACAGGATGTTTCGGTGGTGCACCCGCATGGGCCGACGAAACGCCGGCCGAACCCGCGCCGGGAGCTGGCACGGCGTACGCGCTGGGGGGCGCGCACGTGCTGGGCATCCCGTATGACGAGTACATCCGCCGCGAAGGCGCCGAATGGTTTCCGGGCTTGCGGCGACAGATCGTCGACTATCCCGCCGGCCAGGTGCAGGGCCACGTGTTGGGGCGATTGTTTCCGGGCATCGGCCGGCTGGATGAGATGTTTCCCGGACTGGGCGCGGACGGACCCAGCGTCGGCGAATCGGTAGAGGTCGGCGCGGACAACCTGGATGCAGCGATCCGCCAGGGTGGTCCGGGCACGACGATCGGTCTGTCCGAGGGTGCGCTGGTGCTCAACGCCCTGCAGGCCCGGCTCGCCAATGACCCGACCGCTCCCCCGCCAGACCAACTGACCTTCGCCACGTTCGGCGACCCCGTTGCGCGCCATGCTTTCGGTCAGAGCTTCCTGACCGCCATGTTCCCGGTCGGCAGCGTCGTTCCCGCACTCGACTATCCGGTGCCGCCGCCCGTCGAGAGCCAGTACGACACCAAGATGTTCATCTCTGCCTACGACTCGATCGCCGACTTCCCGGACCGGCCGGACAACTGGATGTCGCTGGCCAACACTTTGGTGGGGCTGATGACCGGCCACACCGCGGTGGCGTTCACCAACCCGAGCATGGTGCCGCCGCAGAACATAAGGACGACGGTCAACTCACGGGGCGCCACGACGACCACGTACCTGATTCCCGAGCGGCACCTCCCGCTGGTGCTGCCGTTCCAATACGCCGGGGTGCCGGAGCAGACGCTGAACGAGCTCGACTCGGTGCTGCTGCCCATGGTCAACGCGGGCTACTCGCGCAACGACGATCCGGAGACCGCGCCCGTTCAGGTGGACCCGGTCAACGGCTATGACCCGGCGGCCGTCACGGCACCGGCCACCCAGGCCACCTTCGGCGGCGGTGCGGACCCCCTCTCGCAGATCCTGTCGGGTGCCATGTCGGTGCTGAACCGGGGTGCTCGCTGA
- a CDS encoding MmpS family transport accessory protein, producing the protein MKAGAIAGPTTRLLRKAWIPLVLVVVLAVAGLVVSRLHKIFGSEDLNANAGAGIEIVQFNPKIVKYDIFGPAGAIANINYWDADANTHQVNAAPLPWSFTISTTLPSVSANIMAQSDGSRIGCRITVDNVVKEEKQSDGVNPQTFCLVKSA; encoded by the coding sequence ATGAAGGCTGGTGCGATCGCGGGTCCCACTACCCGCTTGCTGCGGAAGGCGTGGATACCTCTGGTTCTGGTGGTGGTGCTCGCCGTCGCGGGACTGGTGGTGTCCCGGCTGCACAAGATCTTCGGGTCCGAGGACCTCAACGCCAACGCCGGCGCGGGCATCGAGATCGTGCAGTTCAACCCCAAGATCGTCAAGTACGACATCTTCGGGCCCGCCGGAGCCATCGCGAACATCAACTACTGGGACGCCGACGCCAACACCCACCAGGTCAACGCCGCGCCGCTGCCGTGGTCGTTCACCATCTCGACGACGCTGCCCTCGGTGAGCGCCAACATCATGGCCCAGAGCGACGGCAGCCGGATCGGCTGCCGCATCACCGTCGACAACGTGGTGAAGGAAGAGAAACAGTCCGACGGCGTCAATCCCCAGACCTTCTGCCTGGTGAAGTCGGCATGA
- a CDS encoding condensation domain-containing protein, whose protein sequence is MQIGKITIGSLEDWAVRPGTVISWHPTLAAQEKARQAPVSTVPVSYMQGQHLRNYYQRKGSGLDFSRLLIATCEVPGHCDTVIMNQALNTYLRRHDTYRSWFECTDTGEFIRHTMTDPADIELAPVDHGEMTVEQIHDHVVATPDPLQWGCFSFGIVQSDDHFTFYASIDHVHGDATLIGITMLESNAVYASMVGGDGSLALPDSGSYDEYCVRERERTSELSLDSPGVRKWIEFAENNNGSLPEFPLPLGNPLEPTNSDMVTENLMDAEQTERFDSACKAAGARFVGGLFACMALVDHEFTGAPTYYALTPRDARKSGENFMTQGWFTGLVPLTIPIAASSFSEAAWAAQESFDSSLDMAKVPYYRVLELAPWLNWPRPNFPVSNFLHGGAAPLNAVIAAAEMSAANSIGIYSDRRYSYQLTIYIFRYEQGAAMAVMFPDNPVAHKSVARYVEAMKSVCARVADSGHWGRVT, encoded by the coding sequence TTGCAGATCGGGAAAATCACAATCGGCTCACTCGAGGATTGGGCGGTGCGCCCCGGCACCGTCATTTCCTGGCACCCCACGCTGGCCGCTCAGGAAAAGGCACGGCAAGCGCCCGTCAGCACTGTTCCGGTCAGTTACATGCAAGGCCAGCATCTCCGGAATTATTATCAGAGAAAAGGTTCTGGCCTCGACTTTTCACGACTGCTGATCGCGACCTGCGAAGTACCGGGGCACTGCGACACGGTCATCATGAATCAGGCGCTCAACACATATCTGCGCCGGCACGATACGTACCGCAGCTGGTTCGAGTGCACCGACACCGGCGAATTCATCAGGCATACGATGACAGATCCGGCCGATATCGAATTAGCGCCCGTTGACCACGGCGAAATGACCGTCGAACAAATTCACGATCATGTGGTGGCGACACCGGATCCGCTGCAGTGGGGTTGCTTCTCGTTCGGGATCGTCCAGAGCGACGACCACTTCACCTTCTACGCCAGCATCGACCATGTCCACGGAGACGCGACGCTGATCGGCATCACCATGCTGGAATCCAACGCCGTGTACGCGTCGATGGTGGGCGGCGACGGGTCCCTGGCGCTGCCCGACAGCGGCAGCTATGACGAATACTGCGTCCGAGAGCGCGAGCGCACCTCCGAGTTGAGCCTGGATTCCCCGGGGGTCCGCAAATGGATCGAGTTCGCCGAGAATAACAATGGCAGCCTTCCCGAATTTCCGCTTCCGCTGGGCAACCCATTGGAGCCGACCAACAGCGACATGGTGACCGAAAACCTGATGGACGCCGAGCAGACCGAGCGATTCGATTCGGCCTGCAAGGCGGCCGGCGCGCGGTTCGTCGGCGGGCTGTTCGCATGCATGGCACTGGTGGACCACGAGTTCACCGGGGCGCCCACCTATTACGCGCTCACGCCGCGGGACGCGCGCAAGAGTGGTGAGAATTTCATGACCCAGGGCTGGTTTACCGGTCTGGTGCCGCTGACCATTCCTATCGCTGCGTCGTCTTTCAGCGAAGCAGCGTGGGCAGCTCAGGAGTCATTCGATTCGAGCCTCGATATGGCCAAGGTGCCTTACTACCGCGTGTTGGAATTAGCGCCATGGCTGAATTGGCCCCGACCCAACTTCCCAGTGTCGAACTTTCTGCACGGCGGCGCCGCTCCATTGAATGCCGTCATCGCCGCGGCCGAAATGAGTGCCGCCAACAGCATCGGAATCTATTCCGACCGCCGGTATTCCTATCAATTGACCATCTATATATTCCGATACGAGCAAGGGGCAGCTATGGCGGTCATGTTCCCGGACAACCCGGTGGCGCACAAATCGGTCGCCCGATATGTTGAGGCAATGAAATCAGTGTGCGCGCGGGTCGCTGATAGCGGGCATTGGGGACGCGTCACGTAG